In Psychrilyobacter piezotolerans, the sequence TAAACGATTCCAGGTTCACCAGTAACAGGGTGTTCTAGACCATTTCGTCCTACACTGAATATACCGCTTAAATTTATATTATCCACTATCCCATTCTCATTAGTGTGGTTTAACTTACTGTATAGTGTACTCAATACATTAACATGAGTATAATTTTCACCCGGTATCTCTGAAATCCAATCGGTATCCATATTTGCATCGGTTAAGAATATTATATGTTTTTTAGATGGTATGTAACCCCCGCTATTCACAGTCGCTATCTCTCCCGTATTAGTTAAATATCTGCCATTTTCACGGAGTTTTTTTATGGCATGATGAATTCCCCAGGCACTGTTTTCCTCTCCGTCTACATATCCACTTGCAGGATTCAGTTGAGCAAAGGCATCTTTTAATTCCTTCAATTCCTCCTCCCTTCGATTTTCCAAAGTGATACCGCCTTCCGTCGGATTGGTTTTAAGCCCGTCAAACCATTTGTCCTTATAGATGGCCATATGATAGTATCCTCCAGCACTTTCTACAGGGCCATTATCTCCATATTCATGTATCTTATCAGCCCAATTGCCCACAGGGGAAACCTGTGTACCTTGGACATTAAACTGATCATTCTGTCTTGGACCAAAGGTAATCAGATTATATTTTACATCATACCCCCTGTTGTAGAGTTCCTGTCCAAAATTTGTCAGCTCGGAATTTACTGAAGCGATCTTATTTGTCATTGACTCAGAATTATCCACTACAAAGACTATATCCAACGGAAATAAAAATCTTCTTTGATCAGATTCAGTTAATGTTGCTCCACCCTCTTCTATTACTTCATTTACTCCTTCTGTTATGCCTGTTCCTTCATTTGTTTCAGCAGCCTTATACCCAGAATATTCAGGGTAACTGGATTGAAGGTTAGAAGTATCTAATTTTATTTTCCTTTCCATCTTAGTGAAGAAATTTACATTTACTTGGATTGCACCATCACTTGTACTTGTGGTTATATAGTCTACCTTATGGAAATTATTTTCTTTGGCAAACTCCTCACTGACTACATCCAGTATATCCATATGAAAACCATCGGAATCCTCGTAAGTTATTACCTTATAAGTGCCGTCATATCCTCTCTTCACAGTGTAAAGCTGGATGGTATAGTCTCCTATTGGTAATCCTATTAACCTCAAATCTTTATTCTCATAAGTGACTACACCATTTGAAAAAATCAATTGCTCCTTAACTCCCGCATCAAAGATAAAATCCACATAATTTTTATCAGAGGTGCCCGATAAAAATTCTTCCAGCCTTAAGTTTCCTTCTGTTGTTTCATCTAAGTAATTTATAGGATTTTCATTAGTGTATGGATCCCAATAATATACCGGTAACCCTGCACCATCTGTAGCCGGTGTACCTTTGACTATTCTGAAAATTATTTTTTCATAATTTGAAAACTCTCCGTTGGTGTTTGAAGGTCCTTCATCCCAGCTATAGGATACCTTATCTCCACTTTCCACAACCTTAGTTAGTCCGTCTCCAGACTCATCTGTATAAAACACTATATCACTGCCATCCTCCCCCACTAAACTACCCTTGGAATCTGTGACGGTTTTTTCTATGATGAGCCCTCCTGCCGGTTCGGCAGCGGGATAGGTCCAGCTCTTATTTCCATAGGTAAATTCATTTATTTCTGTATGACCGCTGTTTTCAAGTATAAAATTATTTAAACCATCTCCATAGTTTATGGTCTTCATCTGCCTGTATCCCGTCCTTTCCGGGGTAAGGATTCTATCCTCTATTTCATAATCTTGAATTTCAAAATCCTTTAAAGGGTTGAATTCAAACAATACCCTCTGGTGGGGATATCTTTCATCTTTAATTGCAGGAACAGGTTCTATGTATTTTCCCGTTATATCACTTGCAGCAACACTGTCGTCTATATCAATATCAAATGATATAGTTCTCTCCTTTGCCTCTTCATCTGTGAATAGGGTGTTGTACTCGCCAGTCCATCTGTATACGTATTTTTCTACCCCGTCTATCGTTATTTTGTTTCCTGCTGCCACATAGTTTATTCCACCTATATTTATACTTCCAACAGTATTTTGAGTTAAAGTTATATTAGCATAAAGATTATCCTCTGCAACACTGTCATTATTTACCCTTGTTTCTTTGACATTTAAAAGTTTTACCACTGCTGGTACTGGTAGATCTGCATCAGTTAATGTAATTATATTTAATTCTATATTTTTATAATTAGATATATCTATATCTTCCAGCCAAACCTTTTCCCCTGCTATAGGTCCATTTTTCCCTGTAAAACTTAATGAATCTTCATAGGTTGCAACCACGTAGTTTCCTATATCCTTATTGTTTTTATACCTAAGGGTATAAAAATCCAGTTTATAGGGTTCCAAGTTTTTCAATCCCATAAGCTCAAACCTGCCGTCTGTAAATTTTCCAGTTAGCCCGTCCTTTGAAATTTCCTGCTGGCTTTCGCTGATTTCAAAAACAAAGTCTATGTAATTGAGGGTTCCGCTTAAAAATCCGGATAAATTGTCTCCCGCATCTATTTTTTTTATAGGTCTGAGGTCTCCCTGTGGAGTAGTAGTCCCATTATACAGCCTGAACACTACCTCCTGGGATTTGTAGGCCATCAGATGCGCCAACTTATTTTCTTCTGTTTCATCATAGATAAAGGTATTCTTAGATGGCTCCAGATCTGCCTCCCTAAAATTAGTCGCAGGAGCAGGAACCGTATAATTTTCATCTATTTTTTCTATATAAGTACTGCCATCTTGTATAATAGTTAAATTAAATCCGCCCTCCTTTGGTAGTCCCGTATTTGGAGTGAGTTTAAATTTAACCATTGATTTCGGTTCACCGCTGTAGCTGTATTTTTCAGGTTCACCTGGAGTAAAGGTTGTTTCAAAATGGTTAACAGGGTCTGAGCTCAAAAACCCCTTTAAACTTACACCTCCCGATGATACAGCCGATAACTCTTCTACAGCCAGTCCACTGGTTATATATTGGTCTGAGTTCATTAAATTGTCTTTTATTATTTGGGAATATATATATTGGTCTCCAGGTTCTTCTTCAACAAGAGGATTTTTCCCTAAAAATCCTAGAGTACTCTCATAAGTAGCTATAACATAGTTTTTAGAATCTGGATTTCCAGTTAACCCATATCTCAAAGTATAAAGATCTATTTTATAAGATTCATTGTTTTCTAACCCTATGATTTCAAATTTGCCATTTATAAATTTACCTATAATTCCGCTTTTTTCTATTATTTGTACAGTTGCAGTTGCCTCCTCATGAGGTTTTACTTTTATAAATATAAAATCCACATAATTGTTACTGTTATAAATATCATCTACACTATTATCTTCAACTTTTTTTACAGGTCTGAGCCCTTCTGTTTTAGTCCCAGTATAAAGTCTGAAAACTACCTTTTGACTCTCATATTGATTATCATTATTACTGTTTTCAATATAAGTAAATTCATTGTTCTCACTGCTTACTTCTTTAAAATCAGTCGTAGGAGCAGGGATACAATAAGCTTGGCTTATTGTATTAGAATCATATTGAAGGGTACCATAAAAAGTATCAGATTGGTTTTTAGAAAGTTCCAATTCAATCATCGGTCTATTAGTACCAGAATAACCAAATTTATTTTCACTTATTTTTTCAAAATTTAACGGTTCATAAGAATTATTAGATATCAAAACATCTTCTAAGGTTGCATCTCCCGTTTCCAAAGATCTAATTCCATTTACTATTTGATCACTATGATTCTCATTATAATAATAGTCATATGATGAATTCGAGCCGTCTGCTGTTCCTAAATTTTCTCTCGTTACTTGAGAATAGATATATTGTTCACTCGAAAACACCGAGACACTCAATAATATAAATAAAATAAAGATTTTATAGTTCTTAAGCATTTTTACCCCCTTTTAATTCGGCCATTATTTTATCAGCCTTATCAAATTGATTCATACTTTTATATGATTTATACAACCTCATGTTTATCTTTTTTATATCATCAATAGATAGACTTTCTTTCAATGCCTCCAGGATGATTACGCTGTCTTCTGGAAAATATTTATATTCATCTATCTCAGTTAAAAAAACATCTAATTTCTCCCTTCTGATTTTTTCATCGGATTCGGATAAAATTTCATCCTTTATGTTCTCCAATTTTTTTCTGATTTCCCCTCTTTTTATTTCATTCTCTTCCAGGAGTTTTTGATTCCTCTGTATAGTTTCTTCTAATTTTTTCCTGCCTGTATCTAGTTTTTCTTTCAATTCTTCCTGTTTTTGTTCCCTCAATATTTCTTTTCTGCTTTTAACTGTATTTTGGGGACGATAAACTGTTAAAACTATTAAAACACCAAATAAAATCAATGTATATATTAAATTTTTTTTCTTCATAGAGACATACCTCCTATTTATTTTTTTTCATTCGATATTATACTTTCTTTTTAATTGTTTTCCTCTTATTTACAAATTAATGGTTCTGATGCAGCAATAATAATAAAAAAATATTAATAAATGAAAAAAAAAGAAATAGAGTATTTTATATGTGATATCAAAATTCTAAAAAAAAGGAGGAAGAGTAATGAAAAAAATATTATTAATCTTACTGATTAGCTTTAGTTTAATAAGTTATGGAAAATCCATCGATGCAAGGCAATTACAGTATAGAAATGGGAGGATGTATGAAGAGAGTCAGCAATCTCCATATACAGGAGAAGTTATCGTCTATTACGAAAATGGAGAAATCAAAACTAAAGAAAATTATAAAGGTGGAAAACTAAATGGGGGAGTTATTGACTTTTACGAAAATGGGGAAGTCAAAGTTAAAGGAAATTATAAAGATGGGGAACCAAATGGAGAATGGATTCCCTATTACGAGAATGGAGAAATGAAAGCTAAAGAAAATTATAAAGATGGAAAACTAAATGGGGAAATTACTGACTATTACGAAAATGGGGGAATCAAAGCTAAAGGAATTTATAAAGGTGGGGAACCAAATGGAGAACAGATTATCTATTACGAAAACGGGAGAATCAAAGCTAAGGAAAATTATAAAGATGGGGAACAAAACGGAGAAGTTATTGGCTACTACGAAAATGGACAAATAAAAGTAAAAGGAATTTATAAAGACGGGAAACTAAATGGGGAATGGATTATATATTACGAAAACGGACAAATCGGATATAAAGCAAATTATAAAAATGGATTAGAACATGGGGAATGGATTATATATTATGAAAATGGACAAATTAAACGTAAAGGAAATCATAAAGATGAAATGCTGGTTAATTAAAAAAAATTAAAGGTGTTATAACTCATTGGGGGGTAACAAAAAAGGGATTTGAGAAAATCTCAAACCCTTTTAACTTTAATATAAAACCCATAACTTACCCGCGGTACTTTTGTCTTCTTTTGTTCCTGTTAGTCCTGTGGTTAAAATCAGGTGAAAATCATCTGTTACCGTTATGGAGGTAGCACCTGTAGTTAAATTTTGAGTTCCGTCGTTTAGTACAACAGTTCCCCCGTATTTAAATATTCCATCGTTTTCTATCCCTCCCACCGGGATTTTACCGGTAGTGTCCTGGATGAGCTCATTCGTTCTAGTATCCAGCCTGGAAGTTATGTCTTCAAAGGTAATAGTCAGAGGTCCCCCTTCATTTTTAACCATCCTATCTGTAACAGCTACATTTCCAGCCGTTCTAGCTGCTCCTAATACTGCTACTGCCTTGGCATCCTTGGACTTGGCCAAACTTTCATTTAATTTTCCTGCCAATGTCGTTGCTAATGTAATCAGCATTGCTGTTACCACCACCATCTCGATCAGCGAAAATCCATTTTTTAATTTCTTCATCTTCCTACCTCCTTATTTTGAAGTAGTTCCGTTATGGTAGATATAGTTACCCGCTGTCATTTCATGGGCACAAAACCTTCTTACTTATAAGATACAGTCTTTTTTTATTTTTTATTTTTTTTAGTTAGTATGCAATTCATAAAAAGTTTGTTTTTCACTACACAAGTCTTAATTACTAGGTGAATATGCAAAGTGTTAAATTCAAAAATCTCATTTGAGTAAGGGCAGCAAAATATAAAAAATCATAATTTTAATTAGAACAAACATTTCATAACTGATGAGCTTATACCGGCAAATGTAAAAAAAATTATTAATTTTAGGAATTTGTGAACTATATAATTTAGAACTTAAATAGAGTATACTTGTAAGAAGCTGGGTTATTCTCTACATTCAGGAGGGCACCAATGAGCAAAAGTCTAGATAAATTCCACGATGAATTAAATAAACTTGAAAAATTGTTATTGCCGTTATACTCAGATCATGGAGAATTATTTGAATACTTAGATTCTATCAATAGTTCCAGAGATGTTCACGAGAAAATGAGATCAATTAACAAGATTCAGAAATATTGCGAGTCCCAGTCAAATGTAATAGACCGTGATATTCTCAATCGCATTGACCATTTAAAAGATCTTTTAAGATAATTTAACGTTTTTACTGTACAGAATAATTCAGCAGCTTAAAAAATATGATAGAGGAGGAAACATTAGATGAAGGCAAATATTAAACTTAGAAACCTGGAAATAAATGATTTGGAGACTTATCTATATTTAAATAATCCAGAAAGAGAATTTTATAAATATAATGGCCCATACTTTGGTAAACCTACTATAGAAGAGCTGAAAGAAGAGGTTGAGAATTATAGAAGTAAATTTTTAAAGGGAGAAAAGGACGTAAAATCCGGAAAGATGATTGTAGACAGCAGTAATAATGAACTAATAGGATCGGTAAGCTCTTACTGGAAATCCAAGGAGACACTGTGGATGGAGGCAGGTATTGTAATTTTCAATGAAAATTATTGGGGAAAGGGGATAGGTTATGATGCTTTAAAGATGTGGATATCTGAATTATTTAATGACAATCCTGAAATTATAAGGCTTGGTCTCACTACTTGGTCAGGAAATAAAAGGATGATGAATTTATCGGAAAAATTAGGAATGAAAAAAGAAGCAACCTATAGAAAAGCTCGTATTGTTGACAATAAATATTACGATTCTGTAAGCTACGGTATCCTGCGAGAAGAATGGAATTTTTAAAGTTTAAAAAGGCTTCCAAAATTTGGAAGCCTTAATTTTGATATTCCACTTATTTTATCACTAAACTGTTTTTGCCTTTTTTTCTTTTTTCTTTAAACCTTCAAAATAATCTTTAGTTTCTTTTATAACTACTCCGCTGAGAGCAATTAATCCAATTAAGTTTGGAATAGCCATAAGCCCATTAACTATATCAGCTATAACCCAAATGAGCTGCAGCCTTATGAATGGTCCTATGGCAATCAAGAATATAAAGACTGCTTTAAAATATTTTATCCCCTTTACACCACAAAGATATACAGTACATCTTTCACCATAGTAGTTCCAACCAAGGATCGTAGTGAATGCAAAGAAAATAATACCAATATTAACAATAAAACCACCGATACCTCCAAATGTTAGGAGGTTACTAAAAGCAGCATTGGTAACTTCTGCTCCAGCAAGATCTGCGTTATTCCATAATCCAGAAGAAACAAGCACAAGACCTGTCATAGTACAAACCACAATCGTGTCAAAGAAGGTACCTGTCATAGAGATAAGCCCTTGTCTTACACAAGAATTTGTTCTAGCAGCTGCAGCTGCAATGGGAGCAGATCCTAAACCAGATTCATTGGAGAAAACTCCCCTAGCTACTCCTGCTTTTAGTGCTAAAGCAACTCCAGCACCGGCAAATCCACCTACAGCAGCATGACCGCTGAATGCACTGCTGATAACCAAATTAAAAGCAGCAGCAGTGGCACTTGGATCCAATAAGAGTATGATTGTCGCTCCAAAGACATAGAATAGAGCCATAAATGGAACTACTATCTCTGAAACTCGAGATATACTCTTTATCCCGCCTATAGTTACGGCAGCCACACTAAGTGTTAAAAATAGAGCAACTATCAATTTTGGAACTCCAAATCCACCACTTACTCCTGTAACAATGGCATTTACCTGAGCGAAAGTTCCTATCCCGAAGAATGCAACTCCTATTCCAAATACAGCAAAAGATTTAGCCAATATCTTACCAAGCTTTTTATTTTTAAGCCCCCCTTCCAGATAGTACATGGGCCCTCCAGCTTGTTGTCCATTTTCATCTTTTATCCTATATTTTATGGCTAAAAGCCCCTCTGAATATTTTGTTGCCATCCCAAAGAATGCAGCCAGCCACATCCAAAATAATGCTCCCGGTCCTCCTAATCTAATAGCTGTTGCTACTCCTACAATATTTCCAGTACCTATAGTCGCTGCCAGTGCCGTACAAAGGGCAGCAAAACTACTTACATCTCCCTCCCCTGTATCATCCTTATCCTTTACAAATAGATATTTCAGTGCCAGTGGAAGTTTCAAAATTTGTAGCAATCCCAGTCGAACTGTTAGATAAAAACCTGTTCCTATCAGTAATATTAATAGCGGTGGTCCCCATACAAAGTTATTTATTGCTTGAAAAAAATTAAGTGTATCCATTTTAGTGCCTCCCTTTTATTATATAGGGAATTTAATTATATATATATGCATATAAACATACATAATTTTATAGATATATATAATTAAACTCCTCTGTCCCTTATACCTGAGAGTTTCGCCCATTGAGGGTTTGCTCCTTCGGTGTCCATTATTTGGATCTCTCCAGAGGTTCGTCCAGTATAGGTCCCACTTTTATCAAATAAAAGCACCTGAAAGTTTTACTTCTTCGGCGATAATTTCTTATCTTCTCCCTATACCTTCAACCGATTTTCAACTTATATATTATGCAAAATAAAAAAATCCTATAAATTATTTTTTAAAATGAAAATATATGAATCAAAAGACATCATATGTGGAATATCTATATTATATTAGTACAATTTTAAGTAAAATGCAATAGTTGAGTGAAAAAAATATCAATAATTTTTTATTACTAACTAGTCTTAAATTTCCCATAGAGGAAACTAAAATTCTTAGAGATAAAACAAACACACATCTTCAACTAACTTAACAAACAAAAGGAACAAAACATTTTATACGGCAAAACTATACTAAAATTAAAATTATTTAATTTGACACCTTTATTTATAAGTAGTAATATTCCAGCAGATAATAATACTAACTAGTTATATAATGGAGGCAGGATGAAAATTGGTATTGTAGGAGCAGGGAGGGTAGGGATATCTCTGGGAAGATATTTAAGATATCGGAATTTTTCTATCTCAGGATATTTAAAGAGGGAAGGTAAGGATCTGTCCAGGCTGGGGTGGAGATCTTTTGAGAGTTATACAGAGATAGCGGCGCAATCAGATATAATTTTAATTGCCGTTCCCGACGATGAGATCATCCATGTCTGGGATAAGCTGTCCAAGGAAAATATAGGGGGCCGCTGTGTAATCCATACCAGTGGCGCAGTCTCCTCGGAGATATTTTCCGGTGCAGAGGAACTGGGAGCAGAGGCCGCTTCCCTCCATCCAATGATGACTTTTTCTGATACAGATACGGCAATGAACAGGATGGAGGAGATGTCTCTGGTTTTAGAGGGAGACTCCCCCCAGGCAAAAAAATTAATCGAGAGATTG encodes:
- a CDS encoding vWA domain-containing protein produces the protein MLKNYKIFILFILLSVSVFSSEQYIYSQVTRENLGTADGSNSSYDYYYNENHSDQIVNGIRSLETGDATLEDVLISNNSYEPLNFEKISENKFGYSGTNRPMIELELSKNQSDTFYGTLQYDSNTISQAYCIPAPTTDFKEVSSENNEFTYIENSNNDNQYESQKVVFRLYTGTKTEGLRPVKKVEDNSVDDIYNSNNYVDFIFIKVKPHEEATATVQIIEKSGIIGKFINGKFEIIGLENNESYKIDLYTLRYGLTGNPDSKNYVIATYESTLGFLGKNPLVEEEPGDQYIYSQIIKDNLMNSDQYITSGLAVEELSAVSSGGVSLKGFLSSDPVNHFETTFTPGEPEKYSYSGEPKSMVKFKLTPNTGLPKEGGFNLTIIQDGSTYIEKIDENYTVPAPATNFREADLEPSKNTFIYDETEENKLAHLMAYKSQEVVFRLYNGTTTPQGDLRPIKKIDAGDNLSGFLSGTLNYIDFVFEISESQQEISKDGLTGKFTDGRFELMGLKNLEPYKLDFYTLRYKNNKDIGNYVVATYEDSLSFTGKNGPIAGEKVWLEDIDISNYKNIELNIITLTDADLPVPAVVKLLNVKETRVNNDSVAEDNLYANITLTQNTVGSINIGGINYVAAGNKITIDGVEKYVYRWTGEYNTLFTDEEAKERTISFDIDIDDSVAASDITGKYIEPVPAIKDERYPHQRVLFEFNPLKDFEIQDYEIEDRILTPERTGYRQMKTINYGDGLNNFILENSGHTEINEFTYGNKSWTYPAAEPAGGLIIEKTVTDSKGSLVGEDGSDIVFYTDESGDGLTKVVESGDKVSYSWDEGPSNTNGEFSNYEKIIFRIVKGTPATDGAGLPVYYWDPYTNENPINYLDETTEGNLRLEEFLSGTSDKNYVDFIFDAGVKEQLIFSNGVVTYENKDLRLIGLPIGDYTIQLYTVKRGYDGTYKVITYEDSDGFHMDILDVVSEEFAKENNFHKVDYITTSTSDGAIQVNVNFFTKMERKIKLDTSNLQSSYPEYSGYKAAETNEGTGITEGVNEVIEEGGATLTESDQRRFLFPLDIVFVVDNSESMTNKIASVNSELTNFGQELYNRGYDVKYNLITFGPRQNDQFNVQGTQVSPVGNWADKIHEYGDNGPVESAGGYYHMAIYKDKWFDGLKTNPTEGGITLENRREEELKELKDAFAQLNPASGYVDGEENSAWGIHHAIKKLRENGRYLTNTGEIATVNSGGYIPSKKHIIFLTDANMDTDWISEIPGENYTHVNVLSTLYSKLNHTNENGIVDNINLSGIFSVGRNGLEHPVTGEPGIVYPDQGVTSYKEVTVPGGVYQNTTGRKIGKNWDVWDDRKYGVGPIEGNIPSPIGDIYHTDFKLYNSADNFFMYEMGNNEQYIKGALSEIINNMGVIQSWILSYLTPFNVYDGTTRTVDFKLINVTGTDETPISREIRDLTVTGDNQYSVQQEKLVVEFEDPTGTFPKLSIVDGMGSITFLAKSRYNELDNDGNTITIEDIIKEQGLKVFDIHGTLLFSRTTGEIAVSLSEDGWLPFTISETELGGILDRRTESWVVVQNNSGKDILNHINKLKYTILPTGEYSIKLSGSEKAEILANSLVSPTGTSLALVVGGTEIDIEEAKFVELMGDISDAWYELNNQSATPNLFDNLLNNDFEKLDDARYRIKLRDSELKEVLNNTGGSEVELKISATKLQGITGNTDGFDTFGNQGWYKFNVVLTEAEMQILRDNNIELINLEATAATDLFNETKVLPNVEVDVIPPRIVGVAVEDKTLKSFLESTVDLNNNPIFSDAQTYSGYIAASVSELTSILTNEGSYVKTGDILDLTITIEDKNLNENDVYIATGNLGWPVPAVEPVSVAEPIERFKLIWQDIEVVNADGIISVVNEIMDAAGNTASENTGILNIDNTEISPTPELTYTDNSIIPPQDGVYYINGDYRVNLMGTDSNYRAGILRFKYNKDKSDLKTGAPSYHSPPQDSSVYLGGKRDTIFDVGLEPNQNTDGEYTAPLYGMSKSGKLKGITDYSKNDFNEIMVDNLVNPSTTEIKIMVDTVDPVVSNISITNDTFKIKYGINSVDTAGEVHVQDGDTVEISFDVKDYNMASREITGASYGGYLLYFPDGYSVLNPSSVAVQDTDDHEKYHITYTFEIDDNTDYKEVALKLAGEDKAGNRIEGDTTLIVDNRKPKAIALQTYEAVNGWDNITTSRTGDNGLSVNGYLFTKGGGGSLEDDPTIYADVSGAAGADAIYLKMEKNGVPDTTLVNILNKTEDIELNSNSGSNFNTDGPNIAVVTPISVAGVEGDPVGLNFVVDTRVNTSYLEGGIIGDLGSDKNIVIGLSNLEELSGIEEYNYVFTVGDDKVEFEAKDLNGDSFESIQPGSITTIVTIPTSGFVGGSKGELLLTVWDRLGHKKTFEKTYFIPKESDGIKVRMEDEVRQRKSKIKVVGEGTNHKFGVDSSVDGSKESSGENN
- a CDS encoding toxin-antitoxin system YwqK family antitoxin; this encodes MKKILLILLISFSLISYGKSIDARQLQYRNGRMYEESQQSPYTGEVIVYYENGEIKTKENYKGGKLNGGVIDFYENGEVKVKGNYKDGEPNGEWIPYYENGEMKAKENYKDGKLNGEITDYYENGGIKAKGIYKGGEPNGEQIIYYENGRIKAKENYKDGEQNGEVIGYYENGQIKVKGIYKDGKLNGEWIIYYENGQIGYKANYKNGLEHGEWIIYYENGQIKRKGNHKDEMLVN
- a CDS encoding type II secretion system protein, yielding MKKLKNGFSLIEMVVVTAMLITLATTLAGKLNESLAKSKDAKAVAVLGAARTAGNVAVTDRMVKNEGGPLTITFEDITSRLDTRTNELIQDTTGKIPVGGIENDGIFKYGGTVVLNDGTQNLTTGATSITVTDDFHLILTTGLTGTKEDKSTAGKLWVLY
- a CDS encoding GNAT family N-acetyltransferase — protein: MKANIKLRNLEINDLETYLYLNNPEREFYKYNGPYFGKPTIEELKEEVENYRSKFLKGEKDVKSGKMIVDSSNNELIGSVSSYWKSKETLWMEAGIVIFNENYWGKGIGYDALKMWISELFNDNPEIIRLGLTTWSGNKRMMNLSEKLGMKKEATYRKARIVDNKYYDSVSYGILREEWNF
- a CDS encoding alanine/glycine:cation symporter family protein, which gives rise to MDTLNFFQAINNFVWGPPLLILLIGTGFYLTVRLGLLQILKLPLALKYLFVKDKDDTGEGDVSSFAALCTALAATIGTGNIVGVATAIRLGGPGALFWMWLAAFFGMATKYSEGLLAIKYRIKDENGQQAGGPMYYLEGGLKNKKLGKILAKSFAVFGIGVAFFGIGTFAQVNAIVTGVSGGFGVPKLIVALFLTLSVAAVTIGGIKSISRVSEIVVPFMALFYVFGATIILLLDPSATAAAFNLVISSAFSGHAAVGGFAGAGVALALKAGVARGVFSNESGLGSAPIAAAAARTNSCVRQGLISMTGTFFDTIVVCTMTGLVLVSSGLWNNADLAGAEVTNAAFSNLLTFGGIGGFIVNIGIIFFAFTTILGWNYYGERCTVYLCGVKGIKYFKAVFIFLIAIGPFIRLQLIWVIADIVNGLMAIPNLIGLIALSGVVIKETKDYFEGLKKKEKKAKTV
- a CDS encoding Rossmann-like and DUF2520 domain-containing protein, which produces MKIGIVGAGRVGISLGRYLRYRNFSISGYLKREGKDLSRLGWRSFESYTEIAAQSDIILIAVPDDEIIHVWDKLSKENIGGRCVIHTSGAVSSEIFSGAEELGAEAASLHPMMTFSDTDTAMNRMEEMSLVLEGDSPQAKKLIERLGNKYFSVEKKFKMRYHLAGVYASNLIIPMIHRGIDNLQRCGFSEEEAKNILLPLVEKTVENIGKKGIKDSVTGPLQRGDLNTLKGHLNSQERWERDLYLAGSRELLKIVGGNKEIEGILEEKR